GTTGACGTTGTAGCTCATGGCGAGCTCGCGCAGGTTTTCCTTGAGCTGCTGGGTGTAGCCCGCCAGGCCACGGATGGCCTCGACCTCACTGAGTTCGTTAAACTCGGCCATGAGCGGGGCGCAGAAGTACTCCGGGAAAATGCAGAAATCGCTTTCGTAATCGCTGACCGCGTCCACGAAGTACTCCACGTGCTGCATGAGTGTTTCCAGCGAGGTGATCGAGCGCATCTGCCACTGCACGACACCGATGCGGACATCCTCCTTTGTCGCGCCGACGAGGATTTCGTTTTTCTCATAGTGGATGTTGATCCACTCCAGCAGCGTGGCGTAGCTGCGGCTCTGCTCGTCCTCGGGGTCATAACCGCGCAGGATCTTTTTGACGTGGAAGTCGTTCGAGAGCTGGAAGTTCAGGGTCGGGTCATGGATTTCGCGAGCGCGCACCTTGTCGATGTACTGGCGCGGGCTCAGCTCCTTGGCATACCCGGCGTACTTGGGGATGCGCCCCCCGGCGATGATCGCGCGGAGGTTCAGGTTCTCGCATAGCTCCTTGCGCGCGTCATAGAGGCGCCGCCCGAGGCGCAGGTCGCGAAAGTCCGGGTGCACGAAAACCTCGATGCCGTAGAGCACATCGCCGTCAGGGTCGTGGGTGGTAAACTTGTAGTCGCCGGTGATCTGCTTGTAGGTGTGCTTGTCGCCGTACTTGTCGTAATCGACGATAATGGCCAGCGCGATGGCGACGACGCGCCCGTCGGCTTCGATGCACAGTTGCCCCTCGGGAAACATCTTGATGAGGCGCTCAATGTCCCGCTGAGACCACGGCTCGTAGTTGGCCCCGCGATAGGCTTCGAGCATGGTTTTACGGGTCTGCCGGTAATCCTCAGGCTGGAGATTCCTCAGCGTAATCTGTGCGGTCTTATCCATGCCCATAGGTTGCATGCACTTATACGTGTCCGCAACGTCGCATATGTTTTTCGATAGGAGATCTTGTTGGAGTGGGCCGTTTGATGGGCCGTGTGGGCATGGTTCAGACGAATGATCGATTTTTCTTGAATATTTAAAATATATTTGCATAACTATTATGCATATTCGCCTCCCGCCATCCATCCACCCCCCTAAAAAGTCTCACCTCAAGCCCCTCACTGCCATGAATGAGCCAGTTAAGACCGTACCGATCAGCGGCCGCATCAGTCAGCAGGATTACGATTTCATGATGCAGCACTCCTTTGGCGGAAAAGTGACCGCCAGCGAGAAGCTTCGTCATGTGGCCTCTTTTTTTCGTCAGTACCATGAGCATTTCGGTACTTATGCCGAGGGGGTTGAGGAGCTGAACCGGCTGACGGAGCCCGCGCGCAAGAATCTGAAGAAGCTGGAGTACGAGCAGAATGTTCATTCTGAGCTTGTTGACATCGTCACAAACATCCTGCCGCTTGGGTTGGCTCATCTGGCTAGCAGGCAGCAGGAGCCGCCTCAGAAAGAGCAGCTGCCCTATCTGCTGGAAACCGAGGAGCGCCTGCTGACGCTAGTTCTTCGGCTGGTTGAGCAGGTGCTTCGACTGGGGCTGACGTCAGAGTCCCCCACTTATAACCCCCATCTGCTGGAGGATAAATTACAGACGATTTCCGAATTGGTTGGACTGTTGTCCAAGCGCAAACAGAGTTAGTATCATACCCGATTATCATGAGCTTGTTTACCCGATTGTTTAATAAATCTCGGCGTGAATCCGATGGTTTGAAACAAGAACAGCGTGAAGCCATCGTCGATCTGCTGGGTGCCGACGGTAAGGCTGACTCTGAAAAAGAATTTTTGACCCGGATGCGCACTGTGCTGCATCTGGACTAACCCCCAACGCCATACTGTTATGAACGATACCATCAGTAGCCGCATACGGCGGATTATCACGGGCACCGCCAGCTCCATTGTCTCAAAGATCGAAGGGCTGGCCCCGGAGGTTGTGTTGGAACAGGCCATCTCGGAGGTCGATGCCGCGCTCGACGAGGTCAAGGCCGAGCTGGGACGCATCACCGCTCAGAAGTACCATGTCTCCAAAGCCATGACCAAGCTCAACGAAGAGCATTCCTCTATCGAGGAGCAGACCATGGAGGCACACAAGCAGGGCCGTAAGGACTTGGTGGAGGCCGCGATTTCCCGTCAGCTCGACATTGAGGATCAGCTCCCGGCTCTGGAAAGCCAGTTGGGAGATCTGGGCCGTCAGGAAGAGGAGCTGAATAAAGCGATCGCCGGTCTTGTCGCCAAGCGCAACGAGATGGACGACGAGCTGTTCGAGTTTAAAAAGACTCAGCAGGAAGCGTCTGTCACCGGTGCTCCTGATGCACCCGGCGGGATGCCTGCCAGTGGCAGCGCCACCGCCAAGGCCGACCGTGCCGAACGCGCTTTCTCAAGGGTGATTCAGGACGCGACCGGCGTACGCCGCACGGCCATGAAAGCGGGCTCTGAAGAAAGTGGAAAGCTGGTAGAGCTCGCCCACTTGAACAAGAAAGCCCGGATCGAAGCGCGCATGAAAGCGCTCTCCAACCAGTAGTGTCGGCGACGACGCACCCGCATGTACGCTCATTTTATCGCACAGGAGAACCTGCCCTTCGCGGTGGCGTTGGGTTTGTTTTTCCTCATCGGCATCCTTCAAACCGTTAGTTTGCTGACGGGGATCAGCCTATTCGGTTGGGTTGATGACCTGATCCCGGACTTCGAGGCTGACCTCCCCAGCGAGCTTAGCGTTGATGCCGATGTCGAGATGGGCGAGGGGAGCGTCGAGCACTCCTGGGTAGCGGATGTCTTTGGCTGGATGAACTTCGGCCGCGTCCCGTTTATCATCAGCTTCCTGCTCTTCCTGTTTCTGTTCTCCTGCATTGGCTACAACGTCCAGTTGTTCCTCTCCGAGAGCGGGATCGGGCTGCTGCCAGCCATCGTCATCGCGCCCTTGTCGCTGGTCGCTGCGGTGTTTCCTCTGAAGTGGGGCAATGCCCTGTTTGGGCACATCCTGCCTAAAGACGAGACGAACGCCGTGTCCAGCCACAGCTATGTGGGCCGCGTGGCGACGATCACGATTGGCGAGGCCACTCACGAGCGTGCCGCTGAGGCTAAACTCAAGGGGCCGCTCGGGCGCACGCACTATGTCATGGTGCGAGCTGATCGCGAGGAGGCTTCTTTTAAGCAAGGGGAGCATGTGCTGCTTGTCGCCGAGGATGACGGTGAGTTCACCTGCATCGCCCCCAATAACCCGCACCTCGACGGTGCGTGACAGACCGCCTCGGAGGTCCGCCGCTCAAACTGAGCACCCTTTATCTCTATACACTAACGATTACTCACAAACGCCATGTTTAATATTAATATACTGATTTGGATCGGCATTGCCTTTGCCGCTCTGGTTTTCTTCGGTGTCGTCGTTGCACGGCTTTATAAGCGCTCCTCTAAGGAGCTGGCTTTCGTTCGTACCGGTCTTGGAGGCGAGAAGGTCATCCTTGATGGCGGTGCGATCAGCCTGCCGGTTTTCCAGGAAATCATTCCTGTAAACATGCGGACCCTGCGTCTGCAGGTGGACCGTAAAAACGAGGACGGCCTTATTACTGCGGACCGCATGCGTGTCGATGTGACGGCTGAGTTCTACGTCCGCGTCCGCCCGGAAAAGGAGTCCATCGCCAAGGCCGCACAGACACTCGGTGACCGCACACTGCAGCCTGAGATGCTCAAAGAGCTGCTGCAGGGTAAGTTTGTGGACTCGCTGCGCGCGGTGGCCGCAGGTCTGACCATGGAGCAGCTGCACGAGCAGCGGGCTGAGTTTGTCCAGTCGGTGCAATCTTCCGTGAGCGAAGACTTGCTGAAGAACGGTCTTGAGCTGGAGTCCGTTTCACTGACTGCACTCGACCAGACCGGCCGCACTTACTTTAAGGAAGACAACGCCTTTGATGCTCAGGGCCTGGCCAAGCTGACCATGATCACTGAGGCCAAGCGTGAGGAGCGCAACCGTATCGAGCAGGACACACGTGTGCTCATTGAGACGAAGAACCTGGAGGCCGCCCGCCAGAGCTTCCATATCAAGCGCGACGAGGAGATGGCCCGGCTCGATCAGGAGCGCGAGGTCGCCTTCGCCACCGCCTCACAGGAATCTCTCGTTGCCACTGAAAAGGCTACCCGTAAGCGCGAAGCCGAAGAGGCCCGTATCGTCCAGGAGCAAAAGGAGAAGGAGGCCGCTATCGCATCCGAACAGGCCGTGAAGGAGCGAGACATCACTCGCGAGCAGGCGATTAAGGAGCGCGATATTCACGCCAAGCGCCAAGTCGAGGAGGCCGACATCGATCGGCAGCAGTCCGTTG
This genomic interval from Ruficoccus sp. ZRK36 contains the following:
- a CDS encoding bifunctional GNAT family N-acetyltransferase/carbon-nitrogen hydrolase family protein, which translates into the protein MDKTAQITLRNLQPEDYRQTRKTMLEAYRGANYEPWSQRDIERLIKMFPEGQLCIEADGRVVAIALAIIVDYDKYGDKHTYKQITGDYKFTTHDPDGDVLYGIEVFVHPDFRDLRLGRRLYDARKELCENLNLRAIIAGGRIPKYAGYAKELSPRQYIDKVRAREIHDPTLNFQLSNDFHVKKILRGYDPEDEQSRSYATLLEWINIHYEKNEILVGATKEDVRIGVVQWQMRSITSLETLMQHVEYFVDAVSDYESDFCIFPEYFCAPLMAEFNELSEVEAIRGLAGYTQQLKENLRELAMSYNVNIIAGTMPEIGKDGKLRNLSVLCRRDGTMESIYKVHTTPDETSRFAMAGGDQVRTYETDAGTIGIQVCYDVEFPELSRIMADQGMQILFVPFQTDTQNGYNRVRSCARARAIENECYVVIAGCVGNLPRVHNMDISYAQSAIFTPSDFAFPENGVKAECTPNTEMTLIGDVHLPSLKQLHSHGSVQILKNRRKDLYRCSLIGKKG
- a CDS encoding PspA/IM30 family protein, with amino-acid sequence MNDTISSRIRRIITGTASSIVSKIEGLAPEVVLEQAISEVDAALDEVKAELGRITAQKYHVSKAMTKLNEEHSSIEEQTMEAHKQGRKDLVEAAISRQLDIEDQLPALESQLGDLGRQEEELNKAIAGLVAKRNEMDDELFEFKKTQQEASVTGAPDAPGGMPASGSATAKADRAERAFSRVIQDATGVRRTAMKAGSEESGKLVELAHLNKKARIEARMKALSNQ
- a CDS encoding OB-fold-containig protein — protein: MYAHFIAQENLPFAVALGLFFLIGILQTVSLLTGISLFGWVDDLIPDFEADLPSELSVDADVEMGEGSVEHSWVADVFGWMNFGRVPFIISFLLFLFLFSCIGYNVQLFLSESGIGLLPAIVIAPLSLVAAVFPLKWGNALFGHILPKDETNAVSSHSYVGRVATITIGEATHERAAEAKLKGPLGRTHYVMVRADREEASFKQGEHVLLVAEDDGEFTCIAPNNPHLDGA
- a CDS encoding flotillin domain-containing protein, with the translated sequence MFNINILIWIGIAFAALVFFGVVVARLYKRSSKELAFVRTGLGGEKVILDGGAISLPVFQEIIPVNMRTLRLQVDRKNEDGLITADRMRVDVTAEFYVRVRPEKESIAKAAQTLGDRTLQPEMLKELLQGKFVDSLRAVAAGLTMEQLHEQRAEFVQSVQSSVSEDLLKNGLELESVSLTALDQTGRTYFKEDNAFDAQGLAKLTMITEAKREERNRIEQDTRVLIETKNLEAARQSFHIKRDEEMARLDQEREVAFATASQESLVATEKATRKREAEEARIVQEQKEKEAAIASEQAVKERDITREQAIKERDIHAKRQVEEADIDRQQSVEIKKQTADIAVAKKSEEQSEAEAQAAKARSLMVKEEENVVTVRQTSVANREKEIQLIKAREAAEKEAIDIKVAAEAEKQAALDKAEAAVTEAKASAERIRIVAEADQKRFEVEAYGEKAINEAKNLLSQEIINFEIRKILAQVAPQIIEASVKPMEKIDSIKIVSTNGFAVPGSNGSSNGSNGGSLAPASSGGMPNQLMESLLAYRMNSPIVDKLLHELGIDPSRPGGLADDLADALDSGKSDPEKS